CCGAAGATCGACCCGAAAGTCAAAAAGGTCGGACCGGGAAATGATGAAGTCGTGGAGACGATCCCCACCAAGTACAATTACAATACGGAACTTGCGGTGGAAATCGGCTCCGGAAAGTTGGAGCACAATTTCGATTTAAAATCGAAGTAAATCAGATCGCTTGCAAAGCTCGACGAATATTCGTCATTCGTCGAGCCAATTTTCACTTCTTCTGCGATCCGTCCAAATCCTTCAAAGTCAGACTGATGTTACATTTCTCCTCGGTATCGGCGAGGATCTTCTTCGCCAGTACCTGATTGACCGGCGCTAAAACACTGAAGTGACTGACTCGAGGCACCAGGAGGAACTGGATCTGCGAATTCTTGCTGAGCTTCGACAGGACATTCAAGGCCGTTCCATTGCCCTGCACGGCTCCTTCGATCACAAAAGTGGGCTTTTGAATCCCGGCCAGCCAGAGGCTGGGCGCTCGCAAATCAAATTCCTTGGTATTGACCGGACTAACCGGGGGTGCAAACTCAGGCGGATAACCTCGGGTATCGGCCGCCGGTCCGAACGAGAAGACCGCCCGGAACTTGTCGGTATATTCGGAAACCAGCAGCACCAGCGTCCCTCCGGTGCTGTGGCCGCCGAGATAAATCCGATTTGGATCGACGTATTCGATCTTCGCGAGATAATCGTAGGCGGCGACGACATCATCCACTTCGCCGTAAAACCCCTCTCGATAGCCAGGATTTTTGTTCCCGCCTCGCAGCGAAGGAAACATCATGACGATTCCGGCTTTGCGGTACTGTCCGGCCGTCTGATCATCATTCGCCGGTTGGGCTTTCCAGACATCGCCGATGGTGTTGCAATCGCCGCCGGTGATCCAGATGATCGCCGGGTGCTTTTTACCATCCTTGGGATCGGGGGTCAGGTAGGCCGCCAGATTGCCGACCGCCGCGGGGTATTCAATTTGCTGAAAATCCTTCGGCGGCGGCGCCTCAACGGGTTCATTCGACTTTTCCTGCCGCACTAATTGCGTTTTGAAGTCGCGCCGAGCCTCCGCCAACGACTTCGGAGGCGCGGTATTGCCGGGGTTCGGGGCGGCGGCTGCGGGGTTTGGGCCCGGGTCTTTCGAGTTGCAGCCGGCCAGCAACGAAGCGGCCAACCCGACGACCAACAGATATCGGGGCATGGAGAGGTACTCTTTTTGAGGTAACAGTCTGGAAGTCGTAAATAGGGCGAATCCGAACCGATTCTACTCGCTCGGGTAGAGCGGTGTCGACAGATATCTTTCACCGAGGTCAGGCAGTACAACCACGATCATCTTGCCGGCATTCTCCGGCCGCTTCGCCACTTGCACCGCGGCGTGAGCCGCCGCCCCGCAACTGATGCCGCAGAGCATGCCTTCTTCTTTGGCCAGTCGCCGGGCCATCTCGAAAGATTCATCATCGGTCACCTGGAAGACTTCATCCAGAATGCTGATGTTGAGGTTGCCGGGAATGAAACCGGCCCCGATCCCCTGAATCCGGTGGGGAGCCGGTTTCAATTCCTGACCGGCCATTTTCTGGGTGATGACCGGGCTGCTGACCGGTTCGACGGCGATGGCCTTGACGGAGGGCTTGCGAGCCTTCAGCACTTCCGCGCACCCGGTAATGGTGCCCCCGGTGCCGACGCCGCAGACCAGAATGTCGACCTTGCCGCCGGAGTCTTTCCAAATCTCTTCCGCAGTCGTTTTGCGGTGAATTTCCGGGTTGGCGGGATTCTTAAACTGTTGGGGGATGAAGGCTTTCGGCTCGCCGCCCATTTCGTTGAAAAGTCGTTCGGCCTCGGCCACCGCACCGCTCATCCCTCGTTCGCGGGGCGTCAGTACCAGTTCGGCTCCGAAGGCCTTCAGGAGCCGACGGCGTTCGAGCGACATGCTTTCGGGCATCGTTACCATTAATTTGTAGCCGCGAGCGGCACAGGTAAAGGCGAGACCGATCCCGGTGTTGCCCGAGGTCGGTTCGATAATGACCGTGCCCGGCTGGATCTTGCCGCGCTTCTCGGCATCGTCGATCATGGCTACACCGATGCGGTCTTTGACGGACCATAGGGGATTGAAGTTTTCGAGCTTGGCGACCACCGTCGCCTTGGCATCCCCGACTACCCGCCGCAGCTTGATCAGCGGCGTATTTCCTACACATTGGGTAATATCATCGTAAATTCGCCCGCGGGAGAAGGTGGCATCAGCCATGGAAAATCCTTTATGACTAGTCGAGCCTGCATATTTTCTAGTGGCTAAAGATTATCAAAAAAGTGATAAAAAGTGAACAGCAAATCAAATTCTGATTCTTGAATGTCAAGTCGGGGGCAATTCTTGGGGAGTTAGTGGTTGAGACGAATCGGTGATGTAGCGATCGTAGTTCTCGGTCGGTTCGACCGTCGGATCGTAATCGTGGAGGGTGTAACCCTGATCGAAGACTTGTTGTAGAGTACCGTTGTTCCAGAAGCTGGAATAGAGGTAAGCATCATCCGGGCGTGTTGAATTGGAAGAGAAGTCCCCGTCCGCGTATAGCCAATAGACACAGATGGCGAAAAGCAATCCGCCGATCAGCCAGGCCCAGAAGGTGGTTTCGTCGACCATGATCCAAGCATGGCACAGGATGGGAAGGGAGGCAAGAAGGCCGTCAAGAACTAGCATTAACGGGTAGAATAGGACTGACGATATGATAATTTCCCGCAACCGCCCTCGAAAGTTCGAGTAAAGCGTTCTCAAAGCGTTGGAAAGACCGCATTCTTTGAGCAGCGCTCCAATCGGATATCTGGCGGGTCAATTCCACTTGCTGGCTGGCCTCGGAATAACCGCCATTCAAATTTTCCCGCAGCCACTTTTTGGCATCTCGTGGCGCATCTTCCGCATTCGGCGGGAGTTCAATACCCAACTTAAGTAGAGAAAATTGTGCGGCGGAGGCGATCAGAAAGGATTCATATTCCTGAAGTAAAAATACGACTGCGAACGAAAATTTTTCTCCCGCGGCGGCTTGCTTCGCCCGCTCGGCTAATAAACGGGCTACCGTGACTTGACAGAAAGGAGCTTTTTCAAACTTTTTGTGATCCCCATCCAGAACGAGCAGTATTGCCCCCAAGTCGGTCTGTTTTGCAGCCGTCTTCAGATAGCGCAAGAATTTTTCGCCATTATTCGCGGCAAGATTTTCCAGGCCTCCCACTCGAAAAGCATTGCTGTCAACAAATAACGCGTGTCGATACTCTTCGGGCAAATTCGTTTGCCGATTCCCAACAAGAGCGGGCATGGACGTAGCTTCGCTATATCCCTCGCAAAATATAACCAATCGTTTCATGGGCTCAGGGGCTGTTTGTAGCCAAATCGGCAACTCGTGCGGCATCCACCGTAAGCAACTCGCCAGGAATAAGCAATTTTTCTTTAAGAGATTCAAACTGCTCGGGTGCTAGCTTTCCAATCCGGGTTTCCTGATTCACGATCTCGACAACTCGAATCTGTTCAGGCTCGAAATAATCCAAAAGTTGCGGACTATGAGTCGTTATGATGATTTGTCCTCGACCACGACCCACATGGTTTTGGAATTCGTTGGCTAGCCCCTGCAGAGCGCTTGGATGAATCCCCATTTCGGGATGCTCGAAAATCAAAACATCTTTGGAGGGATTCTGATAGACCGCTAGCAAATGGGCTAAATAGCGGCGATATCCTTCGGATTCTTGAGCAACATCCTGGAAAATTTCATTTTCGTGATCACGGTAACCCACCACTAGTAGTGATCTTTTTTCACTTTGATCAATTTTCAAAGAAGTCGAATTGGGATTAATCAGCCGCATGGTGCCCTTTATTGAATCCCAAGCATATGGCTCGCTGGAATTTTCATAAATGGTACGAGCTGTATCCTGATAATTTACGCCACGATCAACGAATCCAGCCTCCGGAATCTGTCGCGAAGGCACATTCGTCTGCTCTAGGACGTTTCCCGGGAAATCATAACAGCCGATCTGTTGTGTCAGATACTTAAAAGCAAAAGTGCTCGCTCTAAGTTCAGTATGATTTCCAAGTTCTAAGCGAGGTTTGTTACTATTTTCAAAAATGAAATCGCCATTTTGTTGGAGTGCTTCGCTCAATATTGAAATCCCGCTTCCTTCAGATTTCAAAACCAAATAGTAGTTCTGTTCTCCTTTCAGTCGGGGGATAGTGTAACTTACGTCGATTGACTGCTCGAGAGGCTGAGTGCCGTTTTGCTTATTCTGAAAATTCCTACCCGGTCGATTGGCCACATCCGAAATAAAAGAAAGGTTTCGCGACTGGAGAGTCTGTCGCAGCGCCCGAATCGCCTTCACGAAGTTGCTCTTCCCCGTGCCACTTCGGCCGATCAGGACCGTCAGCGGCTCGAGTTCCACAGTTACATCGTGCAGACTGCGAAAATTCTGAATCCGAATCTTGCGAATCATGTAGCAAATCCCCTATTCCCTTATTTTGCCGTACTTTAAGCCCTCTGTCACTACCATTTCCCAACGGGACTAACTAAAGTCCTGCCTTTCACCATCGCCCTGCACCCGCCTGGGTCTTAAACTGACGGATATGGCCAAAGGAAATATCGTGATCGATCTGACTAAACTCCGAAACATCGGCATTATCGCGCACATCGATGCCGGTAAGACCACCACCTCGGAGCACCTGCTCTACTACGCCGGCGTAAAGCACAAGCTCGGCGCCGTCGATTCCGGCAATACGGAAACCGATTACGACCCCGAAGAGCAGGAACGGGGCATCACCATCTACAGCGCCTGCATTCCCTTCACCTGGAAAGGGTACACGATCAACTTGATCGATACCCCTGGCCACGTCGATTTCACGGCCGAGGTCGAGCGCAGCCTGCGCGTGCTGGACGGGGCCATCTGCGTGTTCGATGCCCAAAAAGGGGTAGAAGCGCAGTCGGAAACCGTCTGGCGGCAGGCCAACAAATACGGCGTTCCCCGGCTGGTTTTCATCAACAAAATGGACGTGGTAGGGGCCAACTTCGAAAAAGCCGTCGGCGAAGTGCGCGAACGACTCGAAGGGAATCCCGTTCCCATTTCGATTCCCATGGGTGCGGGCAGCAGCAAGGATAGTCACGATCCATTCAAAGGGATCATCGATCTGCTGCAAATGAAAGCGCTCTATTTCGAAGCAGCGGAACTCGGTAAATCGATGCGCGAGGCGGAAATCCCCGCCGAGTATCTGGAAGACGCGAAGAAATACCGCGAACAGATGTTCGATGCCCTGACGGCCCACGACGAAAAAGACCTGATCACCTCCGCCGTGCTCGAAAGTCACGACGCCGATCTGAACAAAATCCGCGAGCTGATTAGGGAACTGACGATCAAAGGAACCATCCACCCTGTGATGTGCGGCTCGGGTCGCGAGCATATTGGCATTCAACCGCTTTTGGATGGTATCTGCTTCTATCTTCCCAGTCCGCTGGATCGGCCGCCGGTCGCCGGCACCAATCCCAAAAAGGATGGGAAAGAGGAAAAGCGGAAACCCGATCCCAAGGAACCTTTCGCGGGTCTGGTCTTCAAATTCATCGGCTCCGATCATGGCGGGTTATTCTTCATCCGCATCTATTCCGGAACGCTCAAACCCAATAGCCGGGTGCTCAATCCGGGTCGCGATTCCAAGGAAGTCATCGGCAAAATCTTCCATGTGCACGCCGACCCGAAAGCGGAACGGGAAGATCTGCCCGAGGCCTACGCCGGGGATATTGTCGCCACCATTGGCCTGAAAGAAGCCGTCACTGGCGATACCCTCTGCGAAACGCAGCACCCGATTCTTCTGGAAAAAATCGTTTTTGCCGAGGCCGTGGTCAGCCAGTCGATCGAACCCGACTCGAACGCCGATAAAGACAAGATGATCGAATGTCTGAAGATGCTGGAGCGTGAAGACCCAACTTTCATCTGTCAGCTGAACAAAGAGACCGGGCAGCTGACCATGAGCGGCATGGGCACCCTGCACCTGGAAGTGAAGCGGCATCGCCTGGAACGGGATTTCCGTTTGAAAGTGCGCGTGCGGCCGCCGCGCGTCAGCTATCGGGAGACAATTCGCAACAACAAGACGGTCACCGGGGAATGCGTGCGCCAGGCAGGCGCCTCGCAGCTGTTCGCTAAACTGACCGTCAGCTTCGAATCCCGAGTTGGAAAAGAACCGACCGGGATTACCAACAAACTCAAGCCGAACGATCTGCCCGCTCCATTGATGGCGGCCGCAGAACGGGGTTTGAAGAGTGCGCTCCAGTCGGGGGAACTCGGGTTTCCATTGCTGAACGTGCATGGCACGATCATCAGTGCTCAAATGGATCAGGAAACTTCCAATGAAGTCGCTTTCGAAGCAGCGGCGGCCGATGCCGTGGCCCGGGCTCTGAAGGATAACATCATCCTGATGGAGCCGATCATGAAGCTGAACGTAACGGTACCCGATGAGTTCATGGGCAACGTCATCGGCGACCTGATGAGCCGGCGCGCGGAAATCGATCGGCAGGATTCGAACGGGCGAATTTCCATTATCGATGCCCGGGTACCCCTGGCGAAGATGTTCGACTATGCGGACAAGGTTCGCAGCCTGACGCAAGGCCGGGCGGGCAGCACCATGGAGCCGTTCAGCTATGCGGCCGCTCCAGACGAAGTGCTGCGCTCCTTCATCGATCCGGAATATTAGACCAGGCCTTCGTACATCTCCGGCCGACGCCAGTTGACGCGGTCGATTTCGTACTCGCCGACGCAGTGAACCACTTTTTTGCGGCGGGCAGCTTCCGGGTCGATATCGGCGATGATCATCGCCTCCCGATCGTGCTCGGCAAAGGCAAGAAACTCCCCGTTGAAATCGGTAATCGAACTGTAGCCGATGTAGTGGAAGCCGGTTTCGTTGCCGATGCGATTCACGGCCATGTAGTAAATGTGATTTTCGAACGCCCGCACCCGAGCCACCAGTGTGGCATTCTTGATCGCCTTATCGGCCCAATTCGTCGGCTGCAGCACCAAATCCGCGCCCTTCAAAGTCATCAAGCGGACCGATTCGGGAAAGCTGTTGTCGAAGCAGATGCCGATGCCGATCTTCAAGCCGCCCAGGTCGTAGACTTCAAACGGCCGGTCACCTTTATCCAGAAAGCGATCGATGCCGATACAGGGCATGTGAATTTTGCGGAAGCCCGCCACCAGTCCTTTCGGTCCGACGATGGCCGCCGCGTTGAACAATTTGTCACCCGCAGACTCGATGAGCCCAAACACAACAAAAGTGTCGGTTTCCTGGCAAACCTGGGTCATCGCTTGCGTAGCCGGGCCGGGCAGAGGCTCAGCCACTTCTTTCGCGGCGACCCGATCCGTCAAGCCATAGCCCGTCAAAGCACATTCGGGAAAGACGATCAGCCGGGCGCCTTGCGCGGCGGCCTGTCGAACCTGGGCAATCATGAAATCCAGATTCGCCTGCTTGGCCCCGAGTTGGCAATCGAACTGTACGCCCGCGATTCGCCAGATGGACATGAAAGGCTCCAATATCAGAGAGTAATATCTCAACCGCTGCTATTGTCGATCCTTCAGACCGAATCTTCAATGGCTCTGTGTCGCTCGGGCGCTGGCATATTGAGGTCTTCCGCCTTATAATGCCGGTCTTCGGACTATGCCCGAACTGTTGAGTTTCGAAGAATTTATTGAGGTTTACGATGGAATATGTTTATCCGGTGATCACCGGTTTGCTGGGTTTGGTAATTGGCGTCGTGGTTGCAGGCATCAAGAAAAAATCCCCTTTTGCCAATAAGCAGCAGGAAGAACTGGGTTTAAAAGTTGCCACCAAGGCCAGTAGCGATCTCGAATTCGCCCGGCGGCTCGATGCCTTATTTTTGCCACCGCCGCCCCCAAAACCGAGCGGAGAACCGGTCAGGCTCCTCGGCTTATTGCAACGGGAAGCTCGATTGATCGATTTTCTCATGGAACCCATTGGAGCCTACACGGACGATCAAATCGGAGCCTCGGTACGGGATATTCACGCCAAAGCAGGCGCAGTGATTCGCAAGCATCTGACACTGGATCCCGTTCTGCCGCAAACCGAAGGGGATAAAGTCACGGTGCCCAGCGGCTTCGATCCGAGTGCCATTCGGTTAGTGGGCAATGTAGGAGGAAAACCCCCCTTCACCGGCACACTGCAGCACGCCGGCTGGAAGGTGAAGAAGATCGATCTGCCCAAACCGGCCGATGGAGTCGATGAATTCGTGTTGATGCCGGCCGAGGTGGAGATGTAATAGATCCATGCGGATTGAAGCAACCGATCGAAGAGCCTTTTCTCGTAAAGATTACATCGCCCTGGTAATCATCTGCCTGGTACTTGCCGGTCTGTTGCTTCCGAAGCTGCTGAGAATAAAAGATTACTCTGAACGAACTCAATCGAAGAACAATCTGAAATCAATTTTACTGGCGGTATGCAGTTACGAAGCCGCCTACAGCAAACTCCCTCCTTTGATGGGGGGCGGTTCCACCAGTAATTCTCCCACTCAAGACTTTCACATTGCGGGCGGTTCGCTTCGAGAATCTAAAATCGTTGGTCCTCTGCACATTATGATTCTGCCGTACTTGGAAGATAGTCCGCTTTATGCGAGTATGGCTACTCACGACGCGAGCGGTTTGACCATCCCCTCCACCATTTTCGATGGGAAGCCGGCCTTTCAATACGTCATTAAATCCTATGTCAACCCGTTGGATCCCAGCCAAAAGCTGGGACTGGATGAAAAAGGGCGTGGGGTCTGCAGCTATGCCGCCAACGCGCAACTGTTCGCCAGCACGAACAAATCGGGATTAATAACCGAAGAATTAACCGGCAACAGCAATCAGTTTGATCGCGGCTTAGCTCTCGATAAAATTCCGGATGGTAGTTCGCACACGATTGCCTTTTCGGAAAAATTCGGCAGCTGCGGCAACGGCGGAAGCCTCTGGTCCGCGGGGATATTGGAAAAGGACAAGATCTACAAAGAGGTCCCCGCCAACACCGCGAAAGACTACAGCTCCAAGATCTCTAATGAATCTAAAGACGACAGATACTACTGGCCCGTCTTTGGTCTAGGCGGAGGTGCCAGTTTACCTCCCGCAGTTTATGGTGCCAACCCGGCCTCCAATCCCGCTAGCCGCGTAATCTTTCAAGTACAGCCCGATTTTCAAATGCATCAAGGCTTCAATGATCAGATCAACAAGCAGGGATGTGATGCTTTCCGAGCGAATAGTACTGGTTCAAGTCAAATTATTGTCGGCATGGCGGACGGTTCCGTTCTTTCTCTTCGGATCGATATCGATCCTCAAATCTGGTTCTATGCGATCTATCCCGACGACGGGACGAATTGGCAACCGGAGAGTCTTGCACCTTGATCCGGCTTGGATTTCGATTTTTCGAAAAATCGAATTTTACCCTTGAGTCCTCCGGCGGGACTTGGGAATCTGAGATAAGCTTTCGTGGAAATCCATCATAGCATATCGCCCGCCAGGTAGTTAGGGACTATGAGTTCAAAATTTCTTGTCGGCGCCATCGTCCTGGGAATCTGGGGAGCGGCGGCCATCCTCTGGGTGCTGAAATCGGATAAACCCGCGCCGAACGCTCTGGTGGCCACCCAACCAGAAGAAGTCGTAGCGACCCCGGAGCCGGTGGTTGTCGAGCCGATTCAAATCAAAGTCGTCAATTACAAAAAGGCCGAAAAAGCCAAGGGAAACGGTTCCAAGAAGACGGGAATCCGGCCCCCCAAAATTGTGAACTTCGATATGAAGGTCATCAATACTTCGTTAGAACCGCAAACGATAAGCGTCATGACGGAAGGGTTCTTCGAGCAGTGGCAAACCAATAATCCCGAAGTGTGGATTTTGAGCAGCCAGTTCTCGGCCGACAAAGCGTTGACCAAGACCCTGAAGCCCGGCGAAGCTTATGAGAAGGAGATCCAGCTGGTGGTACCCTACTACGATCCGCAGAAGGACCGCAAAGAGATCGTCTTCAAGCTCGGCTTCACCTCGATCGGCGGCAGCAAAACCTACTGGAGTAACGACATTAAGTTTCCGCTGGAAGAACCCGTTAAACGTTCCAAGTAAAATCGAGTTCGCCCTTACTTAAGCCCAGAAAATCCCAATGACACTACTATTCGCTTCAATTCTCGCTTGCGGTCTGTTTACTTTCGACGAACCCGCCCGGGCGGAGGTCAAGGAACCCAAGATTCGGGACGAAATTCTCTCGCGCGCCAAGAAGGAGCAGGAACTCCGTTTCAAGCTCATTAAAGTAGGCGGCTTGAAGCCGAGCCCCGAGGAAATTAAATCCTTGCAGGAAGTGGATACCGATAACCGAACCTGGATGAAAAATCTGATCGAGAAGCAGGGCTGGCCGGGGAAAACTTTAGTAGGTGAGGAAGCCGCGCATATGGCCTGGTTGATGGTTCAGCACGCCGACCCCGATTTGCCGTTCCAGAAGAAATGCCTGGAGTTATTGAAGGCCGCCGTGAAACAAGGGGAGGCAACCGGAGCCGATCTCGCCTATCTCACGGATCGAGTGCTGGCCGCGGAGGGAAAGAAACAGCTCTACGGCACTCAATTGCAGCAGAAAGAGGGCAAGTTCATCCCGAAGCCCGTGGAAGATGAAGCGAATCTGGATGCCCGCCGAAAAGAGCTCGGCCTGCAGCCGATGGCCGAGTATCTGGAAGTGGCCACGAAGATGTTCAAGTTGAATGACAAGCCGGCCAAGAAGTGATTGGCATGTTTCACTCCAATTCCGACGCAGCTTTAATGGCCCATTAGCGACGCATCGTTAGATGCGTCCGCTTTACGTATCGTTGTTCGCGGCGACTGTGATTTAACGCATCTGCGATGCGTCGCTAACGAATATCTCCTATTTCCCGCCCAGCGACCACAGAAAGTGCTGGCTGCGGACAATCAGGGCTCCATTGGAAATCGCCGGGGTGGCCATCACGAAATCGTCGAGCGGATTCACCGCCAGCAATTCAAATTCTTTGCCCGCTTTCACCACCCGAATCTCCCCCTGTTCCGAACAGAAATAAAGCCGGCCATCGGCCGCCACCGGGGAGGCGGTGTAACTGATGCCTCCCATCCGCTCCTTATACATTTCTTTACCGGTCGCCGCTTCATAGCACGCCAGCACACCCGAGTTGGAACAGGTGTAGAAATAATCCTTGTAGAGAATCGGCGTGGGCATGTACGGCCCGCCGCGCATCTTGCTCCAGATAATCGAGGCATTGGTTTCCTCTTTATCCTTCAATGAAATATCGCCGGCAGCGCCCGCTTTGATCGCGATAATCGGCTGGATCGGTCGATTGCCACTGCTGATATAAACCACATCTTTTCCGACCACCGGCGCCGGGATGGTCGCCTCCGATTTCTTGGCCAGACGCCAGAGTTCCGCACCCGTTTTGGGATCGTAGGCCCGGGCAAACTGCGAAGCGTTGGTGACGATTTCGGTACGCTGGGAATTCTTCCAGATCACGGGGGAACTCCAGGACGGGATTTCATCGCGCGGCGTCGACCAGACCTTGGAACCATCTTCCAGACTGAATCCCGCTATGAACGAATCATGACTCAAATCGCATTGCAGAATGCATAAGTTGTCGTGGATTACCGGAGAATTGGCGAACCCCCATTCGTATTCCTGATCGAGGGAGAAACTGGAATCGAGCGTACTGAGATCGCGCTTCCAGAGGAGTTTGCCCTCGAAGTTGTAACAGTACAAACCTTCGGAGCCGAAGCAGGCCACGATATGGTTACCATCCACGGCCGGGGTGCAGTTAGCCTGACTACCCTTCAGATGGCGCTTGATCTTGGGAACCCCTTCGTAGGCCGTGCGGGTCCAGAGAATTTCGCCACTATCCCGATCGAGACAGAGGACCTGCCAGGTATGTTTCGACACGTCGTTGACAGAAGCGACATCGCCATAATTTCCAACGCGAATCTTGGGATCGGTCTGACCGCTACTGACGGCCGTGGTAACGAAGACCCGATTGCCCCAAACGACTGGGCAGGAATGTCCCAGGCCCGGTATTGGTGTCTTCCAACGAACGTTCTCCCCCTTCTTGACATCCCAGGTGATCGGTGGGCTT
The genomic region above belongs to Telmatocola sphagniphila and contains:
- a CDS encoding alpha/beta hydrolase family protein; protein product: MPRYLLVVGLAASLLAGCNSKDPGPNPAAAAPNPGNTAPPKSLAEARRDFKTQLVRQEKSNEPVEAPPPKDFQQIEYPAAVGNLAAYLTPDPKDGKKHPAIIWITGGDCNTIGDVWKAQPANDDQTAGQYRKAGIVMMFPSLRGGNKNPGYREGFYGEVDDVVAAYDYLAKIEYVDPNRIYLGGHSTGGTLVLLVSEYTDKFRAVFSFGPAADTRGYPPEFAPPVSPVNTKEFDLRAPSLWLAGIQKPTFVIEGAVQGNGTALNVLSKLSKNSQIQFLLVPRVSHFSVLAPVNQVLAKKILADTEEKCNISLTLKDLDGSQKK
- the cysK gene encoding cysteine synthase A; amino-acid sequence: MADATFSRGRIYDDITQCVGNTPLIKLRRVVGDAKATVVAKLENFNPLWSVKDRIGVAMIDDAEKRGKIQPGTVIIEPTSGNTGIGLAFTCAARGYKLMVTMPESMSLERRRLLKAFGAELVLTPRERGMSGAVAEAERLFNEMGGEPKAFIPQQFKNPANPEIHRKTTAEEIWKDSGGKVDILVCGVGTGGTITGCAEVLKARKPSVKAIAVEPVSSPVITQKMAGQELKPAPHRIQGIGAGFIPGNLNISILDEVFQVTDDESFEMARRLAKEEGMLCGISCGAAAHAAVQVAKRPENAGKMIVVVLPDLGERYLSTPLYPSE
- a CDS encoding DUF4276 family protein produces the protein MPALVGNRQTNLPEEYRHALFVDSNAFRVGGLENLAANNGEKFLRYLKTAAKQTDLGAILLVLDGDHKKFEKAPFCQVTVARLLAERAKQAAAGEKFSFAVVFLLQEYESFLIASAAQFSLLKLGIELPPNAEDAPRDAKKWLRENLNGGYSEASQQVELTRQISDWSAAQRMRSFQRFENALLELSRAVAGNYHIVSPILPVNASS
- a CDS encoding AAA family ATPase, which codes for MIRKIRIQNFRSLHDVTVELEPLTVLIGRSGTGKSNFVKAIRALRQTLQSRNLSFISDVANRPGRNFQNKQNGTQPLEQSIDVSYTIPRLKGEQNYYLVLKSEGSGISILSEALQQNGDFIFENSNKPRLELGNHTELRASTFAFKYLTQQIGCYDFPGNVLEQTNVPSRQIPEAGFVDRGVNYQDTARTIYENSSEPYAWDSIKGTMRLINPNSTSLKIDQSEKRSLLVVGYRDHENEIFQDVAQESEGYRRYLAHLLAVYQNPSKDVLIFEHPEMGIHPSALQGLANEFQNHVGRGRGQIIITTHSPQLLDYFEPEQIRVVEIVNQETRIGKLAPEQFESLKEKLLIPGELLTVDAARVADLATNSP
- the fusA gene encoding elongation factor G, whose amino-acid sequence is MIDLTKLRNIGIIAHIDAGKTTTSEHLLYYAGVKHKLGAVDSGNTETDYDPEEQERGITIYSACIPFTWKGYTINLIDTPGHVDFTAEVERSLRVLDGAICVFDAQKGVEAQSETVWRQANKYGVPRLVFINKMDVVGANFEKAVGEVRERLEGNPVPISIPMGAGSSKDSHDPFKGIIDLLQMKALYFEAAELGKSMREAEIPAEYLEDAKKYREQMFDALTAHDEKDLITSAVLESHDADLNKIRELIRELTIKGTIHPVMCGSGREHIGIQPLLDGICFYLPSPLDRPPVAGTNPKKDGKEEKRKPDPKEPFAGLVFKFIGSDHGGLFFIRIYSGTLKPNSRVLNPGRDSKEVIGKIFHVHADPKAEREDLPEAYAGDIVATIGLKEAVTGDTLCETQHPILLEKIVFAEAVVSQSIEPDSNADKDKMIECLKMLEREDPTFICQLNKETGQLTMSGMGTLHLEVKRHRLERDFRLKVRVRPPRVSYRETIRNNKTVTGECVRQAGASQLFAKLTVSFESRVGKEPTGITNKLKPNDLPAPLMAAAERGLKSALQSGELGFPLLNVHGTIISAQMDQETSNEVAFEAAAADAVARALKDNIILMEPIMKLNVTVPDEFMGNVIGDLMSRRAEIDRQDSNGRISIIDARVPLAKMFDYADKVRSLTQGRAGSTMEPFSYAAAPDEVLRSFIDPEY
- a CDS encoding carbon-nitrogen hydrolase family protein; this translates as MSIWRIAGVQFDCQLGAKQANLDFMIAQVRQAAAQGARLIVFPECALTGYGLTDRVAAKEVAEPLPGPATQAMTQVCQETDTFVVFGLIESAGDKLFNAAAIVGPKGLVAGFRKIHMPCIGIDRFLDKGDRPFEVYDLGGLKIGIGICFDNSFPESVRLMTLKGADLVLQPTNWADKAIKNATLVARVRAFENHIYYMAVNRIGNETGFHYIGYSSITDFNGEFLAFAEHDREAMIIADIDPEAARRKKVVHCVGEYEIDRVNWRRPEMYEGLV
- a CDS encoding DUF2760 domain-containing protein, coding for MEYVYPVITGLLGLVIGVVVAGIKKKSPFANKQQEELGLKVATKASSDLEFARRLDALFLPPPPPKPSGEPVRLLGLLQREARLIDFLMEPIGAYTDDQIGASVRDIHAKAGAVIRKHLTLDPVLPQTEGDKVTVPSGFDPSAIRLVGNVGGKPPFTGTLQHAGWKVKKIDLPKPADGVDEFVLMPAEVEM
- a CDS encoding DUF1559 family PulG-like putative transporter — its product is MRIEATDRRAFSRKDYIALVIICLVLAGLLLPKLLRIKDYSERTQSKNNLKSILLAVCSYEAAYSKLPPLMGGGSTSNSPTQDFHIAGGSLRESKIVGPLHIMILPYLEDSPLYASMATHDASGLTIPSTIFDGKPAFQYVIKSYVNPLDPSQKLGLDEKGRGVCSYAANAQLFASTNKSGLITEELTGNSNQFDRGLALDKIPDGSSHTIAFSEKFGSCGNGGSLWSAGILEKDKIYKEVPANTAKDYSSKISNESKDDRYYWPVFGLGGGASLPPAVYGANPASNPASRVIFQVQPDFQMHQGFNDQINKQGCDAFRANSTGSSQIIVGMADGSVLSLRIDIDPQIWFYAIYPDDGTNWQPESLAP
- a CDS encoding DUF6624 domain-containing protein; the protein is MTLLFASILACGLFTFDEPARAEVKEPKIRDEILSRAKKEQELRFKLIKVGGLKPSPEEIKSLQEVDTDNRTWMKNLIEKQGWPGKTLVGEEAAHMAWLMVQHADPDLPFQKKCLELLKAAVKQGEATGADLAYLTDRVLAAEGKKQLYGTQLQQKEGKFIPKPVEDEANLDARRKELGLQPMAEYLEVATKMFKLNDKPAKK